From the genome of Candidatus Roizmanbacteria bacterium, one region includes:
- the dnaB gene encoding replicative DNA helicase: protein MAVTSDTLKVPPQDLQAEKSVLGAVLVDASSMNLVVEFLRVEHFYSQENQNVYAAMLSLFEKQQPIDVITLQNQLKKEGKLKDIGGTSYLSDLINTVPTSAYIEHYGRIVKDHYTKRKLISFSSRTIQKASDDSGDTKKLLDEAEKEIFALAQEHLHQDFVELKEVLAESFERLEEFLKKGVQHRGLPTGYIDLDNKLAGLQDSNLIVLAARPGIGKTTLALNIALNVALKEKKAVGFFSLEMSKEELVDRLLVGHADIDAWKLKTGRLSDEDYKKLTDAMGDLAEAPIFIDDTPGATILEMRTKARKLKIERDVKLIIVDYLQLADAGRRFDSRVTEVSMISQGLKNLARELKVPVIALSQLSRAVEQRGSKKPQLSDLRESGSIEQDADIVAFLYYEDDNEDLLDQSKRLIKLYIAKHRNGATGEIDLMFRGDRVKFYSVDKNAI from the coding sequence ATGGCAGTTACTAGCGATACACTCAAGGTACCTCCACAAGATCTGCAGGCCGAAAAATCGGTTCTTGGTGCGGTTTTAGTAGACGCATCCTCAATGAACCTTGTTGTCGAGTTCCTTCGAGTCGAGCACTTCTACTCCCAAGAAAATCAAAACGTCTACGCTGCCATGCTTTCTCTTTTTGAAAAGCAACAACCAATCGACGTTATCACCCTTCAGAATCAACTTAAAAAGGAGGGTAAACTCAAAGATATCGGCGGCACCTCGTACCTCTCCGACCTAATAAACACTGTTCCCACATCTGCCTACATCGAACACTATGGCAGAATTGTTAAAGACCATTACACAAAACGTAAGTTAATTTCATTCTCCTCACGTACTATTCAAAAAGCGTCTGACGACTCAGGTGATACGAAAAAATTACTTGATGAGGCAGAGAAAGAGATCTTTGCCCTTGCTCAGGAGCATCTCCATCAGGACTTTGTCGAGCTTAAGGAAGTTTTAGCTGAGAGCTTCGAGAGACTCGAAGAATTCCTTAAAAAGGGAGTCCAACACCGCGGTCTTCCAACCGGATATATCGATCTCGATAATAAACTTGCAGGACTTCAGGACTCCAACCTTATCGTTCTAGCGGCAAGACCGGGTATTGGTAAAACTACTTTGGCCCTTAACATAGCCCTAAATGTTGCACTTAAAGAAAAGAAAGCGGTTGGTTTTTTCTCACTCGAGATGAGTAAGGAGGAGTTGGTGGATCGTTTATTGGTAGGTCACGCTGATATCGACGCATGGAAACTGAAGACCGGAAGACTCTCTGATGAAGACTATAAAAAACTAACAGATGCTATGGGTGATTTAGCAGAGGCTCCAATTTTTATCGATGATACTCCAGGAGCAACTATTCTCGAGATGAGAACAAAGGCGCGAAAACTCAAGATCGAGCGTGATGTAAAATTAATTATTGTGGACTACCTGCAGCTTGCAGATGCTGGACGACGATTTGATTCTCGCGTGACCGAGGTCTCTATGATTTCACAGGGACTAAAGAACTTGGCGCGCGAACTTAAGGTGCCAGTTATTGCACTATCGCAGTTATCTCGTGCTGTTGAACAACGCGGAAGCAAAAAACCACAGCTCTCGGATCTTCGAGAGTCAGGATCGATTGAGCAGGACGCAGACATTGTGGCCTTCCTATACTACGAGGATGACAACGAGGATCTACTTGATCAAAGCAAACGACTCATTAAACTCTACATCGCAAAACACCGAAACGGCGCAACGGGTGAGATCGATCTTATGTTCCGTGGCGACAGAGTTAAGTTCTACAGTGTTGATAAAAACGCTATTTAG
- a CDS encoding four helix bundle protein, producing MSQTLSSKKFDLEERTAKFGESIIEFCKKVPRNPITSPLINQLVRSGTSVGANYSEADDAESKQDFRHKIGICKKEARETKHFLRMFILAVPEMETEIRLLWQEAKELNLIFNAIYRKVQ from the coding sequence ATGTCACAAACATTGAGTAGTAAAAAATTCGATCTAGAAGAAAGAACTGCTAAATTCGGTGAGTCTATTATTGAATTTTGTAAAAAAGTTCCGAGAAATCCGATTACCAGCCCTCTCATAAACCAACTTGTAAGATCTGGCACAAGTGTCGGAGCCAACTATTCAGAGGCTGACGATGCAGAGAGCAAACAGGACTTTAGACATAAAATAGGAATTTGCAAAAAAGAGGCAAGAGAGACCAAACACTTCTTAAGAATGTTTATTCTCGCAGTACCAGAGATGGAAACTGAGATTAGACTCCTCTGGCAAGAAGCAAAGGAGTTGAATCTGATCTTCAACGCTATTTATAGGAAAGTGCAGTAA
- a CDS encoding MBL fold metallo-hydrolase: protein MQLKYLGHSSFLIKSKDAKVVTDPFDPKAVGLKFPKQEADIVTMSHGHADHNHSAGVSAEALVVDWPGEYEKMGVRITGYSTFHDKEKGAQRGENIIYKIEADDISILHCGDLGHTLTDDLVEEIGDVDILLIPVGGHYTINSAEALSVVHKIEPAIVIPMHYNHEGLDQKAFGELTGLDEFIKVYGSAPAETLDVLNMKKDDVPEETKLILLKISN, encoded by the coding sequence ATGCAGCTCAAATACCTCGGCCACTCCTCATTTCTTATTAAGTCTAAAGATGCAAAGGTCGTTACCGACCCGTTCGATCCTAAAGCTGTAGGTCTTAAGTTTCCCAAACAGGAAGCTGACATTGTGACGATGTCCCATGGTCATGCTGATCACAACCACTCTGCAGGGGTCTCTGCCGAAGCGCTTGTTGTGGACTGGCCAGGAGAGTATGAAAAAATGGGCGTTCGAATCACGGGATACTCAACCTTTCACGACAAAGAGAAAGGCGCACAACGAGGTGAGAATATCATCTATAAAATAGAGGCTGATGATATCTCGATTCTCCATTGCGGAGATCTCGGTCATACATTGACCGATGATCTTGTCGAAGAGATTGGCGACGTCGACATTCTTCTTATTCCGGTCGGTGGTCACTACACAATTAACTCTGCTGAGGCATTAAGTGTAGTTCATAAAATTGAACCAGCAATCGTAATCCCTATGCACTACAACCACGAGGGTCTCGATCAAAAAGCTTTCGGTGAACTCACCGGACTGGACGAGTTTATAAAGGTCTATGGCTCAGCGCCTGCAGAAACACTAGATGTGCTAAACATGAAAAAGGACGATGTCCCTGAAGAAACCAAACTGATTTTGTTAAAAATCAGCAATTAA
- a CDS encoding ribose-phosphate diphosphokinase produces the protein MRTESSFQFRPDIEKIGSLPDHLVLLSGNSNRGLAERVGKELGMHIGYPVQAPFADGEANVQIPGNLRNRDVAIIQSTSFPAAANIWDLALIADAARKASGNKITAVIPYYGYGRQDRKDRPRVPISAAVESTVLVSSGVDHFVTVDLHSAQTQSSVPNPWDDLPAKKVLIPQIMKIHTDNLVIVSPDLGGERRASRYAQILGSDYATISKGRNPEVKNKATQHGINGNVEGMDCVLVDDMIDTGGTLVAAAQLLIANGATSVAVAATHGVFSDGAVHRLHNSPISQIIITDTIHPSRRVGEAMHRSGKFRRVTVAPILAHAIYSNQTGDSLSDALF, from the coding sequence ATGAGAACAGAAAGCTCTTTTCAATTTAGGCCCGATATAGAAAAAATCGGTTCTCTTCCAGATCACTTAGTTTTATTAAGTGGTAACTCGAATAGGGGTCTTGCCGAGAGAGTTGGGAAAGAACTGGGGATGCATATTGGGTATCCGGTCCAGGCGCCTTTTGCCGATGGTGAAGCGAACGTTCAGATTCCAGGAAATCTTCGAAATCGAGATGTCGCAATAATCCAGTCAACCTCTTTTCCTGCGGCGGCAAACATATGGGACCTTGCTCTTATCGCAGATGCAGCACGCAAAGCATCGGGAAATAAAATTACCGCCGTTATTCCTTATTATGGCTATGGAAGACAGGACAGAAAAGATAGGCCGCGTGTCCCAATTTCTGCTGCTGTAGAAAGTACTGTTTTGGTTTCGAGCGGAGTAGATCATTTTGTAACAGTAGATCTTCATTCGGCACAAACTCAAAGTTCGGTTCCGAATCCTTGGGACGATCTCCCAGCGAAAAAAGTACTCATACCTCAAATAATGAAAATACATACCGATAATTTAGTGATAGTATCCCCTGATCTAGGAGGAGAACGAAGGGCTAGTCGGTATGCTCAAATTCTTGGATCAGACTATGCCACAATATCTAAGGGACGTAATCCAGAAGTTAAAAACAAAGCCACCCAGCACGGGATAAATGGGAATGTCGAAGGGATGGATTGTGTACTCGTAGACGACATGATAGATACCGGAGGAACGCTAGTTGCCGCAGCGCAGCTATTAATTGCAAATGGAGCAACGTCGGTAGCGGTAGCTGCCACCCACGGTGTTTTTTCAGACGGAGCTGTGCACAGACTCCATAACTCTCCGATTTCTCAAATTATTATCACAGACACCATTCATCCAAGTAGGCGGGTTGGTGAAGCCATGCATAGATCTGGTAAATTTAGGAGAGTCACGGTGGCGCCGATTCTCGCTCATGCAATTTACTCAAACCAAACAGGTGATTCTTTAAGCGACGCGCTCTTTTAA
- a CDS encoding pantetheine-phosphate adenylyltransferase, with translation MKYKHVVLGGTFDHLHIGHTSPLRVAFEIGEQVTVGLSTSKLYQNKPLWRTIQPYKVRKAKLLYEIKTRWPKSIVTVVPINDMFGPSISNSEFDAIVVTEPLAAKAELVNEKRVKNGLKKLEVILAPQIEADDGSEMSSSRIRMGEIDKLGFTYTDLFKRTLHLPILLRSELRKPLGIVIKGSERELSEAASKASRLLINKEIPLSVAVGDVVCSSLEKVGFIPDIKIVDFKTRRKALVMSEKNIIFDVKNNSGTVDAKAANFISERIMKAIKSETKFEIRVDGEEDLLVLPAVLCAPLESVIFYGQQKLGIVMIIVTEEIKQKMKALIRCFKVGESALI, from the coding sequence ATGAAGTATAAACACGTAGTGCTGGGAGGAACCTTTGACCATCTTCATATAGGGCACACTTCTCCATTACGGGTCGCATTCGAGATCGGCGAACAAGTGACGGTAGGACTCTCAACTTCAAAGCTCTACCAAAACAAACCACTTTGGCGAACGATTCAGCCTTATAAAGTCAGGAAGGCTAAGCTGCTATATGAAATCAAAACAAGATGGCCTAAAAGCATCGTAACAGTGGTACCAATTAATGATATGTTTGGGCCATCTATCTCTAATTCTGAGTTTGATGCAATTGTCGTTACCGAGCCACTCGCTGCGAAAGCAGAATTAGTAAATGAAAAAAGGGTGAAGAACGGTCTAAAAAAACTTGAGGTGATTCTTGCTCCGCAGATAGAAGCAGATGACGGTAGCGAAATGAGTTCGAGCAGGATACGTATGGGAGAGATCGATAAACTCGGATTCACATACACCGACTTATTCAAGAGGACTCTTCATTTACCAATATTATTAAGATCCGAGCTTCGTAAGCCTTTGGGGATAGTTATAAAAGGGTCCGAAAGAGAGCTTTCAGAAGCTGCGAGTAAGGCGAGTAGATTGCTTATAAATAAAGAGATACCGCTTAGCGTTGCTGTTGGAGATGTCGTGTGTTCTTCCCTCGAGAAAGTTGGATTCATCCCAGACATTAAAATAGTCGACTTCAAAACTCGGAGGAAAGCACTTGTAATGTCCGAAAAGAATATTATTTTCGATGTAAAAAATAACTCGGGAACAGTGGACGCAAAGGCGGCTAACTTTATTTCAGAACGTATTATGAAAGCTATAAAGAGTGAAACAAAATTTGAAATACGGGTAGATGGAGAAGAGGATTTGTTAGTTTTGCCGGCTGTTCTCTGCGCTCCGCTTGAGTCTGTAATCTTTTATGGTCAGCAAAAGTTGGGAATAGTTATGATTATAGTGACAGAGGAGATAAAGCAAAAGATGAAAGCACTCATAAGGTGCTTCAAGGTAGGAGAGAGTGCTTTAATCTGA
- a CDS encoding Nramp family divalent metal transporter, which yields MTHTNFFESRGWRRDRSNISLEEVHRSIPVPVTFSFWRKLMAFAGPGFLVAVGYMDPGNWATDLAGGSRFGYTLLSVIFISNLMAILLQHLSIKLGVVTGRDLAQASRDHYRKPVAFMLWIFAEIAIAACDLAEVIGSAIALNLLFKIPLMLGIVITALDVLLLLLLQHKGFRYLEALVVTLIFTIIGCFGLEIWLSQPSVIGILQGLIPTQNIIANSEMLYIAAGILGATVMPHNLYLHSAIVQTRSYEETLEGKKEAVKFATIDSTFALFLAFFVNAAILITAAATFHGKGVGDVAEIQDAYKLLAPLLGTSLASTVFALALLASGQNSTITGTLAGQIIMEGFLNIKLKPWLRRLITRLIAILPAILVVGLYGNSGLNQLLILSQVILSMQLSFAVFPLVKFTSEKAKMGPFVNPLWIKILSYSVAFIIAVLNIWLVFNTFFSKA from the coding sequence ATGACGCATACAAATTTTTTTGAGTCGAGAGGTTGGAGGCGAGATCGTTCTAATATTAGTCTCGAAGAGGTACATCGTTCAATTCCCGTTCCTGTAACTTTTTCTTTCTGGCGAAAGCTGATGGCCTTTGCCGGGCCTGGGTTCCTTGTTGCGGTTGGGTACATGGACCCAGGAAACTGGGCAACCGACCTTGCCGGAGGATCACGATTTGGTTACACGCTTCTCTCTGTCATATTCATATCGAATCTCATGGCAATTCTTCTTCAACATCTATCAATAAAGCTGGGAGTGGTCACTGGGAGAGACTTAGCTCAGGCCTCACGAGATCACTACAGAAAACCAGTTGCATTTATGCTTTGGATTTTTGCCGAAATCGCTATCGCAGCCTGCGATCTTGCGGAGGTAATTGGATCTGCGATCGCCCTAAACCTTCTTTTTAAGATTCCGCTTATGTTGGGAATAGTGATAACGGCTCTTGACGTCTTACTACTACTCCTTTTGCAACATAAGGGTTTTCGTTATCTTGAAGCCCTTGTTGTCACTTTAATCTTCACAATAATTGGCTGTTTTGGTCTAGAAATTTGGCTTTCTCAACCATCAGTAATCGGAATTCTTCAGGGCCTTATTCCTACACAAAATATTATTGCAAACTCTGAAATGCTATATATAGCGGCTGGAATCCTTGGAGCGACCGTAATGCCACACAATCTCTATCTGCACTCTGCGATTGTTCAAACAAGAAGTTACGAAGAGACTCTAGAAGGTAAAAAAGAGGCGGTCAAGTTTGCTACCATCGACTCTACCTTTGCATTATTCCTAGCTTTTTTCGTTAATGCTGCTATTTTAATAACCGCCGCAGCCACCTTTCATGGTAAGGGGGTAGGCGATGTGGCAGAGATTCAGGATGCGTATAAGTTACTAGCTCCACTATTGGGGACATCTCTTGCAAGTACTGTCTTCGCTCTTGCTCTCCTTGCCTCTGGCCAAAACTCTACGATCACGGGGACTCTCGCTGGGCAGATCATCATGGAGGGGTTTCTCAATATCAAACTTAAGCCTTGGCTTCGTAGACTGATTACTCGACTTATCGCGATACTTCCGGCTATTTTGGTAGTAGGTCTCTATGGAAACAGCGGTCTAAACCAACTTCTAATTTTGAGTCAAGTTATTTTAAGTATGCAACTTTCATTTGCAGTTTTTCCTTTGGTCAAATTTACAAGTGAGAAGGCTAAAATGGGACCGTTTGTTAATCCATTGTGGATTAAAATACTTTCATACAGTGTTGCATTCATTATCGCTGTATTGAATATATGGCTCGTTTTCAATACATTTTTTTCAAAAGCATAG
- a CDS encoding metal-dependent transcriptional regulator, producing MKKLLKITTTQEDYLRAIFYLGGKSTAQPSAIARYLNLTKQTVTERLQELAKGAFVNYKKYGSVSLTSEGVKIAQNLTYKHRVIEVFLYKVLKQPMDTVHNEAHLLEHAFSDSSIKALDKLLGKPKVDPHGSKIKTL from the coding sequence ATGAAAAAGCTATTAAAAATAACCACTACGCAGGAAGACTACCTAAGAGCTATCTTCTATCTTGGAGGCAAATCGACTGCACAACCAAGCGCAATAGCCCGATACTTAAATCTAACAAAACAAACTGTCACAGAGCGCTTACAGGAACTTGCAAAAGGAGCGTTTGTTAATTATAAAAAGTATGGATCTGTTTCCTTGACATCGGAAGGAGTAAAAATTGCTCAAAATCTTACCTATAAACACAGAGTAATTGAGGTATTTTTGTACAAAGTATTGAAACAACCAATGGACACAGTCCACAACGAGGCTCATCTTTTGGAGCATGCGTTCAGCGATAGCTCTATAAAAGCACTCGATAAATTACTGGGCAAACCGAAAGTAGATCCTCATGGAAGCAAAATTAAAACTTTATAA
- a CDS encoding dCMP deaminase family protein: MKRPNWNTYFMQLADVVATRSNCIRRSVGAVLVQDKRIIATGYNGTPHGIPNCDEGGCNRCSERESGKLKSGEREETCVCIHAEQNAVIQAALHGVSTLGATLYTTIPPCSQCAKILINAGIKHVLYRKDPHFIEGILLLNSANINSTALLLSKSA; the protein is encoded by the coding sequence ATGAAAAGACCAAACTGGAATACGTACTTTATGCAGCTTGCTGATGTAGTGGCAACGAGATCGAATTGCATAAGAAGAAGCGTTGGCGCTGTTTTGGTACAGGATAAAAGAATCATCGCAACAGGATATAACGGAACTCCCCATGGGATACCAAACTGCGATGAAGGTGGCTGTAATAGGTGCTCCGAGCGCGAAAGCGGAAAACTTAAGTCCGGAGAGCGAGAGGAGACCTGTGTCTGTATCCATGCCGAGCAGAACGCAGTGATTCAGGCAGCACTCCACGGAGTATCAACCCTTGGAGCAACTTTATACACAACCATTCCGCCCTGCTCCCAGTGTGCGAAAATACTAATTAATGCTGGAATTAAACACGTCCTATACCGAAAAGATCCGCACTTTATAGAAGGAATTCTTCTATTAAATTCTGCCAATATTAACTCAACTGCGCTACTCCTCAGCAAGTCTGCATAA
- the tadA gene encoding Flp pilus assembly complex ATPase component TadA, whose protein sequence is MIISNDQLAQLVLNNGLVDKAGLEELSQYAKNANLNLDQAILEKNVIPDETLGLLIANYIKVPFVTLTKLAIPEEVFHIVPEKVARKQKVIAFERSPKGIKIAMANPYNQELIKLVAQKTSQSIIPYMATEKDIYNTFHIYRKELQKNFDDLISEEAEKAGSVAAAESEAPIAKIVDLLISFAYQDKVSDIHIEPEEKNSLVRFRIDGILHDVLFLSKFLHDRIATRIKVMAKLRTDEHLAPQDGKIRVKVEDEDLDIRISILPVSQGEKIVMRLLSSRLGKLSLLDLGMSEIDLKKVSNAYSRSYGMILSTGPTGSGKTSSIYSILKILNTREKNITTIEDPVEYQIRGVNQIQVNTKTNLTFANGLRSILRQDPNIVFVGEIRDSETAGIAVNAALTGHLVLSTLHTNDAATTMPRLIDMKVEPFLVASTVNVVIAQRLIRKICENCRISYIVTEDELKKNLPEEIIKRHYLTTGDKKEIRLYKGQGCKICHFTGYSGRVGLFEVMEITEKLRSLIVQKSSADEIKRQAVADGMHSMLDDGLQKVARGMTTVEEVLRITKVDSL, encoded by the coding sequence ATGATCATATCTAACGATCAACTCGCTCAGTTAGTGCTCAACAACGGGCTGGTAGATAAAGCTGGACTCGAGGAGTTGTCTCAGTATGCGAAGAACGCTAACCTCAATCTTGATCAAGCGATCCTTGAGAAAAATGTTATCCCCGACGAGACGTTAGGTCTTTTGATCGCCAACTATATAAAGGTGCCGTTTGTAACTCTTACGAAGCTCGCGATTCCTGAGGAGGTTTTTCATATTGTGCCGGAAAAGGTCGCGCGTAAACAAAAGGTAATCGCTTTTGAGAGATCTCCGAAAGGTATTAAGATCGCCATGGCTAATCCCTACAACCAAGAACTTATAAAGTTGGTAGCGCAGAAAACAAGCCAATCAATCATTCCATATATGGCAACTGAGAAGGATATTTACAACACCTTCCACATCTATCGTAAGGAGCTACAAAAAAACTTCGACGACCTTATAAGTGAAGAGGCAGAGAAAGCTGGTTCGGTTGCGGCGGCAGAGAGCGAGGCCCCAATCGCAAAGATCGTTGATCTTTTAATTAGCTTTGCATATCAGGATAAAGTTTCGGATATTCACATTGAGCCGGAAGAGAAAAACTCATTGGTGCGCTTCCGAATTGACGGAATTTTGCACGATGTGCTATTTCTGTCAAAGTTTCTTCATGACAGAATTGCAACGCGTATCAAGGTGATGGCAAAGCTGAGAACTGATGAGCATTTGGCTCCTCAGGACGGAAAGATTCGAGTTAAGGTTGAGGATGAGGATCTGGATATTCGCATATCAATTCTTCCAGTTTCACAAGGTGAGAAGATAGTAATGCGACTTCTTTCGTCCCGCCTTGGGAAGTTGTCTCTTTTGGATCTTGGTATGAGTGAGATTGATCTAAAAAAGGTAAGCAATGCATATAGTCGGTCCTACGGTATGATTTTATCGACTGGTCCAACGGGATCGGGTAAAACGAGCTCTATCTACTCGATACTTAAGATACTAAACACGAGAGAGAAGAATATCACGACAATTGAGGATCCTGTCGAGTATCAAATTCGTGGAGTCAATCAGATCCAGGTAAATACAAAGACCAATTTAACCTTTGCAAATGGGCTACGATCAATTCTTCGTCAGGATCCAAATATAGTCTTTGTAGGAGAGATTCGAGACAGTGAAACGGCTGGTATTGCTGTGAACGCAGCCCTTACAGGCCATTTGGTTCTATCTACACTACACACAAATGATGCCGCAACAACAATGCCGCGTTTGATAGATATGAAGGTGGAACCGTTCCTCGTGGCCTCGACCGTAAATGTTGTGATAGCACAGAGACTCATCAGAAAGATCTGTGAAAACTGTCGAATCTCGTACATTGTTACCGAGGACGAGCTAAAGAAGAATCTGCCGGAAGAAATCATAAAACGACATTATCTAACGACAGGCGATAAAAAAGAAATAAGACTATATAAAGGTCAGGGCTGTAAGATTTGTCACTTCACTGGATACTCGGGTCGGGTTGGTCTGTTTGAGGTTATGGAAATAACAGAGAAACTCAGATCTTTAATTGTCCAAAAATCGAGCGCAGATGAGATAAAAAGACAGGCAGTCGCAGACGGTATGCATAGCATGTTGGACGATGGATTACAAAAGGTTGCGAGAGGAATGACAACGGTTGAGGAGGTTTTACGTATAACAAAGGTTGACTCATTATGA
- a CDS encoding type II secretion system F family protein: MKNPKKITLSTVEKVGFISNLSTMLAAGISIIEIIDSLMEDAKGNTLFLLQSVKADINQGNRIYIAFEKFPQVFDKVTINIIRASEEAGTLDTTLIDLKDTIKKEQEFMDKVRSAFIYPSLILVMFLGVLILILTFVIPRIAVVFSRLKSELPLPTKILIFMSDLLLKQTIPLLLGLAIVVGGFIMLVKMNRKGVLNAVFSLPLISNLMRYIDLTRFTRSLHLLLSAGIPIVTALDLTKDTVSKKNVRKMIERCGEMVLAGKPFSEGLRSEKKVVPRIMLKIIEAGEKSGGLDKALLDISQHLDYEVTTTLATITTLLEPMLLMVVGVMVGGMMLSIIAPIYGLIGSVGGGG, encoded by the coding sequence ATGAAAAATCCGAAGAAGATCACTTTATCAACCGTTGAAAAGGTAGGCTTCATTAGCAACCTCTCCACGATGTTAGCCGCTGGTATCTCGATCATCGAGATTATCGACTCGCTGATGGAGGACGCAAAAGGAAATACTTTATTCCTTCTGCAGTCCGTAAAGGCAGATATTAATCAAGGAAACAGAATATATATTGCTTTTGAAAAATTCCCTCAGGTGTTTGATAAGGTAACAATTAATATCATAAGGGCTTCTGAAGAGGCTGGCACGCTTGACACTACTCTCATCGATCTCAAGGATACTATTAAGAAGGAGCAGGAGTTTATGGACAAGGTTCGTTCGGCATTCATCTACCCATCCCTTATTTTAGTAATGTTCCTCGGAGTACTGATCCTAATCCTCACCTTTGTAATTCCTAGAATTGCAGTAGTTTTTTCGCGTCTAAAATCAGAACTGCCATTGCCTACAAAGATTCTTATCTTCATGTCGGATTTACTGTTGAAGCAAACGATACCTCTCTTACTTGGACTTGCGATAGTTGTCGGAGGATTCATAATGCTCGTCAAGATGAATAGAAAAGGAGTTCTAAATGCTGTATTTTCACTACCCTTAATATCTAACCTGATGAGATATATTGACCTGACAAGATTTACCCGTAGTTTACATTTGCTGCTCAGTGCTGGAATCCCAATTGTGACGGCGCTTGATCTTACGAAGGACACGGTGAGTAAAAAAAATGTAAGAAAAATGATTGAAAGATGCGGAGAGATGGTCTTAGCAGGAAAGCCTTTTTCTGAAGGATTGAGGAGTGAGAAAAAAGTTGTGCCTCGGATCATGCTTAAAATTATTGAGGCCGGCGAGAAGAGTGGAGGCCTCGACAAGGCCTTATTGGATATATCGCAACACCTTGACTATGAAGTCACCACCACTCTAGCCACTATCACTACCTTGCTAGAACCGATGCTTCTAATGGTTGTTGGAGTAATGGTTGGAGGCATGATGCTTTCCATCATCGCTCCAATATATGGACTCATCGGATCCGTTGGAGGAGGAGGGTAG
- a CDS encoding response regulator yields MANRILVVDDDPTLRELYDEVLKTAGYTIEFAVDGEEGLNKIRTGGYDLVLLDVMMPKLDGLGVLTKLQTESPKPAKMPVIIVWTNLSHDPAIKEAMQKGATNVLVKADLAPNQVVAMVQKYLPTVQPTSVNPQPTPVQPLKK; encoded by the coding sequence ATGGCAAACAGAATTTTAGTCGTTGATGACGATCCTACGCTTCGAGAGCTCTATGACGAAGTACTAAAAACAGCAGGCTACACGATTGAGTTTGCGGTGGACGGGGAAGAGGGTCTAAACAAAATTAGAACAGGAGGCTATGACTTAGTTCTTCTAGATGTTATGATGCCTAAATTGGATGGTCTTGGTGTCCTTACCAAGCTTCAGACTGAGTCACCTAAACCGGCAAAGATGCCTGTAATCATTGTCTGGACAAATTTATCCCATGACCCAGCGATCAAAGAAGCAATGCAAAAAGGAGCGACAAATGTTCTTGTGAAGGCGGACCTTGCCCCAAATCAAGTCGTCGCTATGGTCCAGAAGTATCTCCCAACTGTTCAACCGACCTCTGTCAACCCACAACCTACGCCAGTACAACCATTAAAGAAATAG
- a CDS encoding pyruvoyl-dependent arginine decarboxylase, giving the protein MEIQIVTSSGEGRTLLSAFDSALQNAGVSNYNLIVLSSIIPPNSTLVKKRMYTTPPEEFGHRLYVVRAEMRSNEAGKFIAAGVGWYQLEDGRGYFVEHEIVGETKIAVQSEIENRIHNSLSDMCSFRKVRFVKEKAQSAIAVSQVVDKPACVLAVAVYRSEPW; this is encoded by the coding sequence ATGGAAATACAGATAGTTACTTCAAGTGGTGAAGGGAGAACCTTGCTCTCCGCCTTTGACAGTGCACTACAGAATGCTGGTGTGTCTAACTATAATCTGATCGTACTTTCCTCAATAATTCCTCCCAATTCGACATTGGTAAAAAAAAGAATGTACACAACTCCGCCAGAGGAGTTTGGTCATCGACTCTATGTAGTAAGGGCTGAAATGCGTAGCAATGAGGCGGGAAAGTTTATTGCAGCGGGAGTAGGTTGGTATCAACTCGAGGATGGAAGAGGCTATTTTGTCGAACATGAGATAGTTGGAGAAACAAAGATTGCAGTACAGTCAGAGATAGAGAATAGAATTCACAACTCATTGTCCGATATGTGCTCCTTCAGGAAGGTAAGATTTGTGAAAGAGAAGGCTCAATCTGCAATAGCTGTTTCGCAGGTGGTTGATAAGCCAGCATGTGTGTTGGCGGTCGCTGTTTATAGGTCCGAGCCATGGTAG